From one Streptococcus oralis genomic stretch:
- a CDS encoding type I restriction endonuclease subunit R: MMQVKPELEIEKQLITQLVTGESQWTYREDLKTEEQLWDNFFTKLAQNNVALLADHPLTEQEKRQIQNQLNFVSYYDAAKWLVGENGIAKVEVQREDASLGTIRLSVIWRDNIAAGKSSYEVVNQVERDKAYPQDQDRRMDVTLLINGLPMIHIELKSPGVGFLKAFYQIEKYDREGKFRGIYSSLQMFVVTNKVDTRYIAAARENKLNKQFLTKWVDKDNRPVTDLTSFAHEVLSIPRAHQMVMQYSVIDDSKKALILLRPYQIHAIEAVQDASRRQESGYIWHTTGSGKTLTSYKVARNLLQIPAIQKTIFVVDRRDLDQQTTSSFLSYAANDVIDIDETDNTHELVKRLGGNDKRVVVTTIQKIATMMRKFEEGKYQRDAGKIKDLRVAFVVDECHRAVTPQMQKEIKAYFRNSLWYGFTGTPIFKENKRKQVGDLAQTTHQQYGERLHEYTVKEAIHDGAVLGFKVDYRNTIISDMLEEEIPDSAYEDKEHMLEVLDAILNKSQQQLNIPKGVGKSYDAILTVKSIPQAQAYYNLLKSIMAGKERVKVSERVKRHLPDFPKFTITYSVSENEEESIGYQDHMKQVMEDYNQEFDTHFTMADLRGFNTDVNNRLARKQDKYLYRKEQLDLVIVVNRLLTGFDAPCLSTLFIDRKPMQPQDLIQAFSRTNRIFDSSKSYGHIITFQKPLAFKEAVDNALKLYSNGGENEVLAPSWEEEKRNFLRSCSDFQNLITDDPEQGLQIEQISTPELRKLAKAYQSFDKYLASIRVYKEYDEEEIYAQTGLSAEELETYLGFYQNILAELKSRRDDGSEDGEPLDIHYELESIQVDEINYAYILTLIQSLIEQGQSQEKNLSAQDREAVNSYIESLEKTNPNLAQIISELWQEVQDKPESYRGQSIANILDQMIEAVIQQHIQVFSKRWYVGEDELRYYVEHYRKGVKKQLGESQLTKSQRYQDYKIEVADALNPLLYKKQIKESCKQLVEEVIEPLRVGR, encoded by the coding sequence ATGATGCAAGTAAAACCAGAACTGGAGATAGAAAAACAACTGATCACCCAACTGGTAACTGGGGAAAGTCAATGGACTTATAGAGAAGACCTAAAAACAGAAGAACAATTATGGGACAATTTCTTTACTAAACTAGCCCAAAATAACGTTGCCCTGCTAGCAGATCATCCTTTGACTGAGCAGGAAAAACGCCAGATTCAAAATCAACTCAACTTTGTCAGCTACTATGATGCTGCCAAGTGGTTGGTCGGAGAAAATGGCATTGCCAAAGTCGAGGTTCAGAGAGAAGATGCCAGCTTAGGCACCATTCGTTTATCAGTTATCTGGCGAGACAATATCGCAGCTGGTAAGTCGAGCTATGAAGTAGTCAACCAAGTCGAGCGAGACAAGGCGTACCCTCAAGATCAAGACAGACGAATGGATGTGACTCTTCTGATTAATGGACTTCCTATGATTCACATTGAGCTCAAGAGTCCAGGAGTTGGATTTTTGAAAGCTTTTTATCAGATAGAAAAATACGACCGTGAAGGAAAGTTCCGAGGTATTTACTCAAGCTTGCAGATGTTTGTCGTGACCAATAAGGTTGACACTCGCTATATCGCTGCAGCCCGTGAAAATAAACTAAACAAACAGTTTCTGACCAAGTGGGTGGATAAGGACAACCGGCCTGTGACGGATCTGACCAGCTTTGCCCATGAGGTACTCTCCATACCGCGGGCCCATCAGATGGTCATGCAGTATTCAGTCATTGATGATAGCAAGAAAGCCCTGATCCTCCTGCGTCCTTATCAGATCCATGCCATTGAGGCAGTACAGGACGCTTCTCGTCGTCAAGAGTCGGGCTATATCTGGCACACGACAGGTTCAGGGAAGACCCTGACCTCTTACAAAGTAGCCCGCAATCTCTTGCAGATCCCTGCCATCCAAAAGACCATCTTTGTCGTCGATCGTAGAGATCTGGACCAGCAGACGACCTCATCCTTCCTCTCATACGCTGCCAACGATGTCATTGATATCGATGAGACGGATAATACTCACGAACTAGTCAAACGTCTAGGTGGCAATGACAAGCGCGTGGTAGTCACGACCATTCAGAAAATTGCGACCATGATGCGCAAGTTTGAAGAAGGCAAGTACCAGCGGGATGCTGGGAAGATCAAGGACCTGCGCGTGGCCTTTGTCGTGGATGAGTGCCACCGAGCTGTCACTCCACAAATGCAAAAGGAGATCAAGGCCTACTTCCGAAACTCTCTCTGGTACGGCTTTACAGGGACTCCGATCTTCAAGGAAAACAAACGAAAACAAGTGGGAGACTTGGCTCAAACAACCCACCAACAGTATGGCGAACGCCTGCATGAATACACAGTTAAGGAAGCCATCCATGATGGAGCAGTTCTCGGCTTTAAGGTGGATTATCGAAATACCATCATCTCTGATATGCTGGAGGAGGAGATTCCTGATAGTGCTTATGAGGACAAGGAACACATGCTAGAAGTCCTGGATGCTATCCTTAATAAGAGCCAGCAACAGCTCAATATCCCTAAAGGAGTTGGAAAAAGCTATGACGCTATTTTGACGGTCAAGTCTATCCCACAAGCACAGGCTTATTATAATCTGCTCAAGAGTATCATGGCTGGCAAGGAACGGGTCAAAGTCTCCGAGCGGGTCAAACGCCATTTACCGGATTTTCCAAAGTTTACCATCACTTACTCAGTGTCTGAAAATGAGGAAGAGTCTATCGGTTACCAAGACCATATGAAGCAGGTTATGGAGGACTATAACCAAGAGTTTGATACTCACTTTACAATGGCGGATCTTCGTGGCTTTAACACAGATGTCAATAACCGCCTTGCTCGAAAACAGGATAAGTATCTCTATCGCAAGGAGCAGTTGGACTTGGTTATTGTGGTCAATCGTCTCTTAACAGGATTTGATGCCCCTTGTCTATCGACCCTCTTTATCGATCGTAAACCAATGCAACCGCAGGACTTAATTCAGGCATTTAGTCGTACCAACCGTATCTTTGATTCTAGTAAATCCTATGGTCATATCATCACCTTCCAAAAACCTCTAGCCTTTAAGGAAGCGGTGGACAATGCCCTCAAGCTCTACTCAAATGGTGGAGAAAACGAGGTCCTAGCCCCTAGCTGGGAAGAGGAAAAGAGGAACTTTTTACGGAGTTGTAGTGATTTCCAAAATCTCATCACCGATGATCCTGAGCAAGGACTCCAAATCGAGCAAATCTCTACACCTGAATTGAGAAAACTCGCCAAGGCTTATCAATCCTTTGATAAATACTTGGCATCTATCCGCGTTTATAAAGAGTATGATGAAGAAGAAATCTACGCTCAGACAGGACTAAGCGCAGAAGAATTGGAAACCTATCTTGGCTTCTATCAGAACATCCTAGCTGAATTAAAAAGCCGAAGAGATGATGGTAGTGAGGATGGGGAGCCCCTTGATATTCACTATGAACTAGAGTCTATCCAAGTGGATGAGATCAACTATGCCTATATCCTAACCTTAATCCAAAGCCTGATCGAGCAAGGCCAGAGTCAAGAAAAGAACCTAAGCGCTCAAGATAGAGAGGCAGTGAATAGCTATATTGAGAGCCTTGAGAAGACCAATCCAAACCTTGCCCAGATCATCTCAGAGCTTTGGCAAGAAGTACAGGACAAGCCAGAAAGCTATCGCGGTCAGTCCATTGCCAATATCTTGGATCAGATGATCGAGGCGGTTATCCAGCAACATATCCAAGTCTTTAGCAAACGTTGGTATGTCGGAGAGGATGAACTCCGTTACTATGTCGAGCACTACCGCAAGGGAGTCAAGAAACAACTAGGAGAGAGCCAGCTGACCAAGAGCCAGCGCTATCAAGATTATAAGATAGAAGTGGCAGATGCCCTTAATCCCCTCCTCTATAAAAAACAAATCAAGGAGTCTTGTAAGCAACTTGTCGAAGAAGTCATTGAGCCACTCAGAGTGGGGAGATAG
- a CDS encoding YobI family P-loop NTPase, translating into MEREYKFRALTSNKDVEIKPVTLKALQFAIDENSEVTNVAITGNYGAGKSSIVESFERECTDKKFIHISLGQYDEIKSSEKNGLDKREINTIEGKIINQLLHQINPNKIRKSIFKTLDAESQINPLNITLYLSLTILLSLYLFNISSWSELVHNFCWLSWTTKPIISLLVLIILFVLIVYGIYFLLKLQKDFGFIKKLSLKAEKFETDIEIFSNESSRVSYFDRYLDDVLYLFKQSEADVIVFEDIERFNDSRIFEKLKELNIIINRNRKANHKRKLVFFYLVKDDLFESQERTKFFDFIIPIVPVVTASNSHIKLNEILKEMGEDEYFDEVFLLNVALYLDDMRLINNICNEYLTYKETLDFEINPHKLFSLIVYKNIFPKDFSLLQRNQGDLLKKLNVREELLFYTNEETNIDPQDDIVTFFINNDYIDKNYRNYLSYFYGDGLLEDDKKFIKNVNSYIVNSRTIELTNFNEIVKRIALDNYKLKYVLNYSFFEFLLNPTSGGAYDRQLKYIFNQEDILNFITEFYKTLDRVDKLKVVIFKEDIIETFLKKWLEYNSLSFITCINNKKEYKVNSSIILSLLSLVDLEETDYKNNTVEDALSIYLQEHQELFCQNEYRNIDLVKKNLRWLKIRLKGFLSAKDSYNREIIDFIYNNQLYGIQKETLEFFTRFYLGDTINDSEFKHKNFEMIHEHSELYPIRDYCLSYRAEFLDYVWMYIKLSENKMLDKPKYIEKLLNENIVFENKGMNLNFEPFKDSAAEKIIASIPKFYITYTEDKFNKLSNENRELLVKNLVQTKKAEVNTEIVLDYFSQNEEEDNLLVDFINQNGNFELDKRIYLKLDKELQEKFVYFVLEESNMNKNIRIRLVKEIGYPYYETFNEIDEDDNQMEHLIKYKLIDFNEDNLEFIRQKYPKHLASFIRMNKFDYLNTAKDIRDEEQIRELLENLYLSEKYRAEILVFLLDNNFNKYDFYNLINQNSYDSLDVTLQNKIQKIVKKYIRQFIALDENEISVPLYESILNSNDVLLEHKKELLKKLISDSESQIEVDKLTFLGDYLDLLELPDIMQILKEQIDDDIYTEWKVAFEKLNENEGNGGNGNQESKVSYSEFNEKLLDYLKKRKFISKKSRRENSVLRIFGLRSKQIDFKDSSGEINE; encoded by the coding sequence ATGGAAAGAGAATATAAATTTCGAGCACTTACTTCAAATAAAGATGTTGAAATAAAGCCAGTAACACTAAAAGCACTTCAGTTTGCGATTGATGAGAATTCTGAAGTAACAAATGTAGCTATCACAGGAAATTACGGAGCTGGCAAAAGTAGTATCGTTGAGAGTTTTGAGAGGGAATGTACAGATAAAAAATTCATTCATATTTCTTTGGGGCAATATGATGAAATAAAAAGTAGTGAAAAAAATGGACTTGATAAGCGTGAAATTAATACAATTGAAGGGAAAATAATCAATCAATTGCTTCATCAAATAAATCCTAACAAAATAAGGAAATCCATTTTTAAAACTCTTGATGCTGAATCACAGATCAACCCCCTCAATATTACACTATACCTAAGTTTAACAATACTATTATCTTTGTATCTTTTTAATATTTCTTCATGGAGTGAATTGGTTCATAACTTTTGTTGGTTATCTTGGACTACGAAACCTATTATTTCCCTTCTTGTACTAATAATTTTATTTGTTTTAATTGTATATGGAATTTATTTTTTACTGAAGCTACAAAAAGATTTTGGTTTTATCAAAAAATTATCCTTAAAGGCAGAAAAATTTGAAACTGATATTGAAATCTTCTCAAATGAAAGTTCAAGGGTATCTTATTTTGATCGCTATTTAGATGATGTACTTTATTTGTTTAAGCAATCTGAAGCGGATGTTATAGTATTTGAAGATATTGAACGTTTTAATGATTCTAGAATTTTTGAAAAATTGAAGGAACTAAATATAATTATTAATAGAAATCGAAAGGCAAATCACAAACGTAAACTGGTATTCTTCTATCTTGTAAAGGATGATTTATTTGAATCACAAGAGAGAACGAAGTTTTTTGATTTTATTATTCCGATAGTTCCTGTCGTAACTGCTTCGAATTCACATATAAAACTAAACGAAATATTAAAAGAAATGGGGGAAGATGAATATTTTGATGAAGTCTTTCTTCTGAATGTCGCTTTATATCTTGACGATATGAGATTAATCAATAATATTTGTAATGAATATTTGACTTATAAAGAGACATTAGACTTTGAAATTAACCCTCATAAACTATTTTCTTTAATAGTTTATAAGAATATTTTTCCAAAAGACTTTTCTCTTTTACAAAGAAATCAAGGAGATTTATTAAAAAAACTCAATGTCCGAGAAGAACTGTTATTCTATACAAATGAAGAAACTAATATTGATCCACAAGATGATATCGTTACATTTTTTATCAATAATGATTATATTGATAAAAATTATAGGAATTATCTGTCATATTTTTATGGTGATGGATTGCTAGAAGATGATAAAAAATTTATAAAAAATGTTAATTCTTATATAGTAAATAGTCGCACCATAGAGCTCACCAATTTTAATGAAATTGTTAAGCGAATAGCATTAGATAATTATAAACTGAAATATGTGTTAAATTATAGTTTTTTTGAATTCTTGTTAAATCCAACAAGTGGTGGGGCATATGACCGACAGCTTAAATATATATTTAATCAAGAAGATATCCTAAACTTTATTACTGAATTTTATAAGACCTTAGATAGAGTTGATAAATTAAAAGTTGTAATTTTCAAAGAAGACATTATTGAAACATTCTTAAAAAAATGGTTAGAATATAATTCGCTATCGTTTATAACTTGCATAAATAATAAGAAAGAATACAAAGTTAATTCAAGTATAATCCTATCCTTGCTATCCTTGGTTGACTTAGAAGAAACTGATTATAAAAATAATACAGTTGAAGATGCATTAAGTATTTATTTGCAAGAACATCAAGAGCTCTTCTGTCAAAATGAGTATAGAAATATAGATTTAGTGAAGAAGAATCTAAGGTGGCTTAAGATTAGATTAAAAGGTTTTTTATCTGCTAAAGACAGTTATAATAGAGAAATAATTGATTTTATTTATAATAATCAGTTATATGGCATTCAAAAAGAAACGTTAGAGTTTTTTACACGATTTTACTTAGGCGATACTATCAATGATTCAGAGTTTAAGCACAAAAACTTTGAAATGATTCATGAACATAGCGAACTATATCCTATCCGCGACTATTGTCTATCATATAGAGCCGAATTCTTAGACTATGTTTGGATGTATATTAAACTGTCAGAAAATAAAATGCTTGATAAACCTAAATATATTGAAAAACTATTAAACGAAAATATCGTATTTGAAAATAAAGGAATGAATCTAAACTTTGAACCATTCAAAGATTCAGCGGCAGAAAAAATAATTGCTAGTATTCCAAAGTTTTATATTACATATACAGAAGATAAATTTAATAAACTATCTAATGAAAATCGAGAATTACTAGTAAAAAATCTTGTTCAGACTAAAAAAGCAGAAGTGAATACTGAAATTGTTTTAGACTATTTTAGTCAAAATGAGGAAGAGGATAATTTATTAGTAGATTTCATAAACCAGAATGGTAATTTTGAACTTGATAAGAGGATATATCTAAAATTAGATAAGGAATTACAAGAAAAATTTGTATATTTTGTTTTAGAAGAGTCGAACATGAATAAAAATATCAGAATTAGATTAGTGAAAGAAATAGGATATCCTTATTATGAAACATTTAATGAAATTGATGAAGATGATAATCAGATGGAACATCTCATAAAATATAAATTGATAGATTTTAATGAAGATAATCTTGAGTTTATACGTCAGAAATATCCAAAACATTTAGCCTCCTTTATTAGGATGAATAAATTTGATTATTTAAATACTGCAAAAGATATTCGTGATGAAGAACAAATTAGAGAATTGCTAGAGAATCTGTATCTATCTGAAAAATATAGAGCAGAAATATTAGTGTTTCTTTTAGATAATAATTTTAATAAGTACGACTTTTACAATTTAATAAATCAAAATAGCTATGATTCGTTAGATGTGACGCTTCAAAATAAAATACAAAAAATAGTTAAAAAATATATAAGACAATTTATAGCATTAGATGAAAATGAAATTAGCGTTCCATTGTATGAATCTATCCTAAATTCGAATGATGTTTTACTTGAACATAAGAAAGAACTACTCAAAAAATTAATTTCTGATTCGGAAAGTCAAATAGAAGTAGATAAGCTCACTTTCCTAGGCGATTATTTAGATTTATTAGAATTACCGGATATCATGCAAATCTTGAAGGAACAAATAGATGATGACATCTACACTGAATGGAAAGTGGCCTTTGAAAAATTAAATGAGAATGAAGGTAACGGAGGGAATGGTAATCAGGAGTCTAAGGTATCGTATTCTGAGTTTAACGAGAAACTTCTGGATTACTTAAAGAAAAGGAAGTTTATTTCTAAAAAGTCTAGACGCGAAAATTCTGTATTAAGGATATTTGGACTTAGAAGTAAGCAAATCGATTTTAAAGATAGTTCGGGAGAAATTAATGAGTAA
- a CDS encoding restriction endonuclease subunit S: MSKNSIPQIRFQGFDSWWETIKLTDLGISVGGTAIESEFDLDGKYKVISIGSYSEEGKYKDQGIRVKYSKKTERRILEKDDLTMILNDKTSTGKIIGRVLLIDEDNSYVYNQRTQRICLDKNKYVPDFIFQLLNADINRNKIVRSAQGNTQIYVNWSDISNLDYLIPDSFDEQSAIGILFRTLDDLLSSYKDNLANYQSLKTTMLSKMFPKAGQTVPEIRLDGFESEWELYELKSRAETITKGTTPKDKSWQGEVNYIKTESINRDTGSLVRTASTSLEEHLGYLKRSILKEGDVLFSIVGTLGVVGIVDKKDLPANTNQQIAIIRLKSDDAIFMLNFLKSPRIKSFIKSDSTIGAQPSLSLWQIEKIKVSLPPSLEEQQAIGAYFSNLDNLINSHQEKISQLETLKKKLLQDMFI; the protein is encoded by the coding sequence ATGAGTAAAAATAGTATTCCTCAAATTAGATTTCAAGGATTTGATTCTTGGTGGGAAACGATAAAATTGACAGATTTAGGTATATCTGTGGGAGGAACAGCCATTGAAAGCGAATTTGATCTAGATGGGAAATATAAGGTAATTAGCATTGGTTCGTATTCAGAAGAAGGTAAATATAAGGACCAAGGAATTAGAGTAAAATATAGTAAGAAAACGGAGAGAAGGATTTTAGAAAAAGATGATTTAACAATGATTTTAAATGACAAAACTAGTACAGGTAAGATTATTGGAAGAGTTCTATTAATTGATGAAGATAATAGTTATGTTTACAATCAGCGCACACAAAGAATTTGTTTAGATAAAAATAAATATGTTCCAGATTTTATTTTTCAATTACTAAATGCTGATATTAACCGTAATAAAATCGTAAGAAGTGCTCAGGGGAACACACAAATTTATGTGAATTGGTCAGATATATCCAATTTAGACTATTTAATACCAGATTCATTTGACGAACAATCCGCCATTGGCATCCTTTTCCGCACCCTCGACGACCTTTTGTCTAGCTACAAGGATAATCTTGCTAACTACCAATCTCTTAAGACGACCATGCTCTCCAAGATGTTTCCCAAAGCTGGACAGACAGTGCCAGAGATTCGTTTAGATGGATTTGAGAGCGAGTGGGAATTATATGAACTTAAATCAAGGGCTGAAACTATAACTAAGGGAACCACACCGAAAGATAAAAGCTGGCAAGGGGAAGTAAACTATATTAAAACCGAAAGTATAAATAGAGATACTGGTAGTTTGGTCCGGACAGCCTCTACAAGTTTAGAAGAACATTTAGGATACCTAAAACGTTCTATACTTAAAGAGGGTGATGTATTGTTTTCAATTGTCGGTACTCTTGGGGTAGTTGGGATAGTTGATAAAAAAGATTTACCTGCAAATACAAATCAGCAAATTGCAATTATTAGATTGAAGAGTGACGATGCGATTTTTATGTTGAATTTTTTGAAAAGTCCAAGAATAAAGTCTTTTATCAAAAGTGATTCAACAATTGGAGCACAACCCTCGCTTTCTTTATGGCAGATAGAGAAAATAAAGGTATCACTTCCTCCTTCACTCGAAGAACAACAAGCCATCGGCGCCTATTTCTCAAACCTCGATAACCTCATCAACTCACACCAAGAAAAAATTTCTCAGCTTGAAACACTGAAAAAGAAACTCTTGCAGGATATGTTTATTTAA
- a CDS encoding DUF6261 family protein, with amino-acid sequence MPKTFTIRPLSYTNFINREFESLMVDTGQLLEVFAKAHKDEPMYGKHLDSFKSQLADFQAQLAIVEKKEATNLTEVDRNRDSALVGLFTLHRGFAKIKETKLKEAHETLKPVFAKYKDITKHSNDVETAEIKSLIKTLNEDPYHTAVNSLGLTPMLTAVISAQEEYDKVESQARAHKSAKEVGKTRQVRTELTSIYDLFMRYTVASAEAYPEKEHLTKLLKDLNTIRDSKRRLSGSGKKDKKVKVEEVTQVAG; translated from the coding sequence ATGCCAAAAACATTTACCATCCGTCCGCTAAGCTACACCAACTTTATCAACCGCGAGTTTGAAAGTCTCATGGTAGATACGGGTCAACTACTAGAAGTTTTTGCCAAGGCACATAAGGACGAGCCTATGTATGGCAAGCATCTCGATTCCTTCAAGAGCCAGCTAGCAGACTTCCAAGCCCAACTTGCTATCGTGGAAAAGAAAGAGGCGACAAACCTGACCGAAGTCGACCGCAATCGTGACAGTGCCCTAGTCGGCCTCTTTACCCTTCATCGGGGCTTTGCTAAGATCAAGGAGACCAAACTCAAAGAAGCCCATGAGACTTTGAAACCAGTCTTTGCCAAGTACAAGGACATCACCAAGCATAGCAATGATGTGGAAACGGCAGAAATCAAGAGTTTAATCAAAACGCTCAACGAAGACCCCTATCACACGGCAGTAAACAGCCTAGGACTGACACCTATGCTGACGGCGGTAATCAGTGCGCAGGAGGAGTATGATAAGGTGGAAAGTCAGGCGCGTGCGCATAAGTCTGCCAAGGAAGTAGGTAAGACCAGACAAGTCCGTACCGAACTAACCAGCATCTACGACCTCTTTATGCGCTATACCGTAGCTAGTGCAGAAGCCTATCCAGAAAAAGAACACCTGACCAAACTCCTCAAGGACCTGAACACAATCCGAGATAGTAAACGTCGATTGAGTGGTTCAGGTAAGAAGGATAAGAAAGTGAAAGTAGAAGAAGTGACACAAGTGGCAGGATAA